The following proteins are encoded in a genomic region of Candida albicans SC5314 chromosome 4, complete sequence:
- a CDS encoding uncharacterized protein (Putative protein of unknown function; transcript upregulated in clinical isolates from HIV+ patients with oral candidiasis; Spider biofilm induced) translates to MKLEASSCSSNSSESSTSDLIESFPPLETTVSPKENINSLYSNNQWHDKIDSASSTLSSSNSGKSKEKFTAKLAIESVGGMTASNKASELNSAYVRGRPSACVFVASLCSNMSDDALCVSVTDHFKQWGTLATVKVLRDTCNRPYAFVQYTTDSDSKLAIEKGHNSVLDGRNIRCEAAKVNRTLFVSSKSFLSKSIIRDRLSNFGEIEELLPSTSKGELYNSGVDTRGYKNWFCKFTYRDDAIRAYANLTEEGIYKVDWTQNIDKSNAPRNVNEPEQESLKVKFDKYSIFVGQLSPEVSEDQLSQRFERHGEILDLNLIKRTNNTFAFIKFKRESSAAGAVERENHSMFCGKTMHVQYRETHIHAPIRTRSNYNNGIPLAPPPINLNKKSFQKNDYVKSKGMIEMSKPKFNSYPSNSFNKGFNKLKQFKSFRPGSYEKKFGNTKTESTWHASQLNLKSEVSESSQVEKKASGDIRVPSAPNESRGSGASSRNNSSTSFPPPPPTTTTPGFPLFYYVPADNVNFANSSSANPPPFYNVYPQYYPATAAAAAAAVAAAAAAASATGGANGNLQYDTPGCPPSGVANVVAGSPEFSSIASHPSYGGIANYMYYPNEPEMNINDKKV, encoded by the coding sequence ATGAAATTAGAGGCGCTGTCTTGTAGTTCCAACTCAAGTGAATCTTCCACAAgtgatttaattgaatcGTTTCCACCATTAGAAACAACAGTATCTCCTAAAGAAAACATAAACTCATTATATTCCAATAATCAGTGGCACGACAAGATTGATTCAGCTTCATCTACCTTGTCTAGCAGCAATAGTGGTAAactgaaagaaaaatttaccGCAAAACTTGCTATTGAAAGTGTTGGGGGAATGACAGCATCAAATAAGGCGTCTGAATTAAACAGCGCTTACGTTAGGGGACGCCCTTCTGCTTGTGTTTTTGTCGCTAGTTTATGTTCCAATATGTCTGACGACGCACTATGTGTTTCAGTGACTGATCATTTTAAACAATGGGGCACATTAGCCACAGTCAAGGTTTTGCGTGACACTTGTAACCGCCCTTATGCTTTTGTTCAATATACCACTGATAGCGATTCCAAATTAGCTATTGAGAAAGGTCACAACTCAGTATTGGACGGAAGAAATATTCGGTGCGAGGCGGCTAAAGTTAATCGCACATTATTCGTGTCATCGAAATCGTTTCTTAGCAAAAGTATCATTAGGGATCGGTTGTCAAATTTTGGTGAGATCGAGGAGTTGCTCCCTAGTACATCTAAGGGGGAGCTATACAATTCTGGTGTTGATACTAGAGGTTATAAGAATTGGTTTTGTAAGTTTACTTATCGTGATGATGCCATTAGAGCTTACGCAAATTTGACAGAAGAAGGTATCTACAAGGTTGACTGGACACAGAATATTGACAAATCCAATGCACCACGGAATGTTAATGAGCCTGAACAAGAATCTTTAAAGGTCAAATTTGACAAGTATTCTATATTTGTTGGTCAATTGAGTCCAGAAGTATCTGAGGATCAACTTTCACAAAGATTTGAAAGGCATGGTGAAATTCTTGACttgaatttaattaaaagaaCGAATAACACGTTTGCGTTCATCAAGTTTAAAAGAGAGTCAAGTGCTGCTGGTGCTGTTGAAAGAGAAAACCATTCTATGTTTTGTGGTAAAACAATGCATGTGCAGTATCGTGAAACTCATATCCATGCTCCAATACGTACTCGAAGCAATTACAATAATGGTATCCCATTAGCTCCACCTCCaattaatttgaataagaaatcatttcaaaaaaatgacTACGTCAAATCTAAGGGTATGATTGAAATGTCCAAACCAAAATTCAACTCTTATCCCTCGAATAGCTTCAACAAAGggtttaataaattgaagCAATTCAAGAGTTTTAGACCAGGTAGttatgaaaagaaatttggCAATACCAAAACTGAAAGTACTTGGCATGCATCACAATTGAATCTCAAAAGTGAAGTTTCAGAGTCGAGTCAGGTTGAAAAGAAGGCCAGCGGGGATATTCGTGTTCCAAGTGCTCCAAATGAAAGCAGGGGAAGTGGTGCAAGTTCAAGAAATAATAGCAGTACTAGTTtcccaccaccaccacctacCACTACCACACCTGGGTTCccattattttattatgtTCCTGCTGATAATGTTAATTTTGCTAATTCCTCTTCGGCAAATCCACCTCCATTTTATAATGTTTATCCACAGTATTATCCTGCaactgctgctgctgctgccgCCGCCGTAGCCGCCGCCGCCGCTGCTGCATCTGCAACAGGTGGTGCTAATGGAAATTTGCAATATGATACACCAGGTTGTCCACCTTCTGGTGTAGCGAACGTAGTTGCTGGGAGTCCTGAATTTTCTCTGATTGCTTCACACCCTTCATATGGAGGAATTGCTAATTATATGTATTATCCAAATGAACCAGAAATGAatataaatgataaaaaagtttaa
- a CDS encoding mitochondrial 54S ribosomal protein uL22m (Ortholog(s) have structural constituent of ribosome activity and mitochondrial large ribosomal subunit localization) has translation MNKFSIITRPLFRSSRHIGVFVPIQRFFSTTSPRLSNLLGEVTKIDSEPPITTTSKSTTTSSSEDNKDISKITPENDEELIEYHAKNAESKQFKIEKYIHPLKLQLYNENISQFGFFKNGQIMNHNGKKLRFTLTPQEIDILEPSIYLTSYRIKSSMKKATIVNRMVRKFNVKLAINQLHFNHKKISTELEQLLKRGLEQAKQLELNEDELYIDRIWVGSDGKWRKRLDPKGRGRMGIIAHRYVHLKCILKTNQTKLRLDWEKQQKELKSKPRMFLNDEPLNLKVRPWYRW, from the coding sequence ATGAATAAGTTTTCGATAATAACTAGACCTTTGTTTAGATCTAGTCGTCACATAGGAGTTTTTGTTCCAATACAgagatttttttcaaccaCATCTCCTAGACTTTCTAATTTACTTGGTGAAGTGACAAAGATCGATTCCGAACCACCAATCACAACCACCAGCAAATCCACCAccacatcatcatcagaagataataaagatatttCCAAAATCACTCCagaaaatgatgaagaattaattgaatatcaTGCGAAAAATGCTGAATccaaacaattcaaaattgaaaaatatattcatccattgaaattacaattatataatgaaaatatatctcaatttggatttttcaaaaatggaCAAATCATGAATCATAATGGTAAAAAATTACGTTTCACATTAACACcacaagaaattgatattttggaACCATCTATTTATTTAACCAGTTATCGTATTAAATCATCTATGAAAAAAGCCACTATTGTTAATCGTATGGTTCGTAAATTCAATGTTAAATTAGCcatcaatcaattacaTTTCAACCATAAGAAGATATCTACAGAATTAgaacaattattgaaaagagGGTTAGAACAAGCTAAACAAttagaattgaatgaagatgaattatATATTGATAGAATTTGGGTTGGTAGTGATGGTAAATGGAGGAAAAGATTAGATCCAAAAGGTAGAGGTAGAATGGGGATCATTGCTCATAGATATGTTCATTTGAAAtgtattttgaaaactaaTCAAACCAAATTAAGATTGGATTGGGAGAAGCAACAAAAGGAATTGAAAAGTAAACCAAGAATGTTTTTGAATGATGAACCTTTGAATCTCAAAGTTAGACCTTGGTATAGGTGGTGA
- a CDS encoding uncharacterized protein (Protein of unknown function; Hap43-repressed gene) — translation MSEEKVWGDKPVYFKQPFRWIRYHAHVNPALFVSVALGVSAPLVLLLTPLRRKYLYADHEPVPQVYPLPQRPRDKNLTGFDDE, via the exons atgagtgaagaaaaagtttgGGGTGATAAACCAGTTTATTTTAAACAACCATTCAGA TGGATACGTTATCATGCACATGTGAATCCAGCATTATTTGTTTCCGTGGCATTAGGTGTATCAGCACCAttggtattattgttaaCTCCATTGAGAAGAAAATACTTATATGCCGATCATGAACCAGTTCCACAAGTTTATCCATTACCACAAAGACCAAGAGATAAGAATTTAACTggatttgatgatgaataa
- the CSH3 gene encoding Csh3p (Functional homolog of S. cerevisiae Shr3p, which is a chaperone specific for amino acid permeases; localized to ER; required for wild-type amino-acid responsive hyphal growth and for mouse systemic virulence; regulated by Gcn2p and Gcn4p) encodes MMAYKDIVPIGTSLIIGSTCFGLGIIYGNWPYDLNTLWIHDIPEAFDASLRHYQQWGNSPMYVHYTLHAVGLLGLIGHFIKLYKPDEDAKYFEYGSLGLFMVGVVIYLTNLRTGVNSCLVGQWGDVDYQTGINVMAASQVMIIFVLLGVLLLQGGLYYAQWYDNKLKEEFYRQEAKEAALAAESQAQQEHDIATKGKKDKAQPQGEVIEEVTGATTTTGAASATKGQKKTTKKRKS; translated from the coding sequence ATGATGGCATATAAGGATATTGTTCCAATTGGAACTTCATTGATCATTGGATCTACTTGTTTTGGTTTAGGAATTATCTACGGTAATTGGCCATATGATCTTAACACTTTATGGATTCATGATATCCCTGAAGCATTCGATGCCTCTTTACgtcattatcaacaatggGGGAACTCTCCAATGTATGTTCATTATACATTACACGCTGTTGGATTATTAGGTTTAATTGGacatttcatcaaattatACAAACCCGATGAGGATGCTAAATATTTCGAGTATGGTAGTTTAGGTTTATTTATGGTTGGTGTGGTTATTTATTTGACTAATTTAAGAACCGGTGTCAATTCATGTCTTGTTGGACAATGGGGTGATGTTGATTACCAAACCGGGATCAATGTCATGGCTGCTTCTCAAGTGATGATcatttttgttcttttgggtgtgttattattacaagGTGGATTGTATTATGCTCAATGGTACGataacaaattgaaagaagaattcTATCGTCAAGAAGCCAAAGAAGCTGCTCTTGCTGCAGAATCACAAGCTCAACAAGAACATGATATTGCAACTAAGGGGAAGAAAGATAAGGCTCAACCACAAGGGGAAGTGATTGAAGAAGTAACAGGtgccactaccaccacagGTGCTGCTTCTGCTACCAAGGGACAAAAGAAGACcacaaagaaaagaaaatcgTAA
- the DAO2 gene encoding Dao2p (Putative D-amino acid oxidase; rat catheter biofilm induced), whose product MIEKPHIVIAGAGILGLTTAWVIAENLSASNTPYEITIVAEYGPHSPTMNANLTNSAKYTSPWAGAHFRPFPSKNEQELKEIKLTRLTLQKFKQLSQTSPESSIKFVKGIEYLENPDEHYSKFAYGWSEEIDNFKHKTDKPGFLGVEYDTWVVNSPIYLQFLYRKLSIEYSNINFLKIRLDSLKQINDLFPKTKSRTAPIIINCTGNGLQYNGGFDPECYPIRGQTLLIKPPPSPQKNGTNQKCQYLDKTITYQLKDGSWSFVIPRPLNGGVILGGMKQIGDSFLGINESDTEQLIEMGKKYFPDLMTQDVNVNNGKPFFEILRVNVGLRPARKTGLRLDVEQYDNKQYVINNYGAGGMGYELSYGAAIKVYEKLMEILGRRHHL is encoded by the coding sequence ATGATTGAAAAGCCCCATATTGTTATTGCTGGAGCTGGTATTCTCGGACTTACTACAGCTTGGGTAATTGCCGAAAACTTATCAGCTTCTAATACTCCGTATGAGATCACTATAGTTGCAGAATATGGTCCACATTCTCCCACCATGAATGCCAACTTGACTAATCTGGCCAAATATACTTCGCCGTGGGCTGGTGCTCATTTTCGACCATTCCCAAGTaaaaatgaacaagaattgaaagaaataaaattgacaaGATTGACGttacaaaaattcaaacaattgagTCAGACATCTCCAGAATCAAGCATTAAGTTTGTTAAGGGGATAGAGTATCTTGAAAATCCAGATGAACATTATTCGAAATTTGCATATGGATGGAGtgaagaaattgacaaTTTCAAACACAAAACAGATAAACCAGGGTTTTTAGGAGTTGAATATGATACTTGGGTAGTCAATTCTCCAATATATttacaatttctttatcgtaagttatcaattgaatatagtaatatcaattttttgaaaataagaTTAGACTCattaaaacaaatcaatgatttattCCCAAAAACCAAGTCAAGAACCGCCccaatcattattaattgtaCTGGTAATGGGCTACAATATAATGGAGGGTTTGATCCTGAATGTTATCCAATTCGTGGACAAACATTATTGATtaaaccaccaccatcaccacaAAAGAATGGAACCAATCAAAAATGTCAATATTTGGACAAGACCATAacttatcaattgaaagatgGATCGTGGAGTTTTGTAATTCCTCGTCCACTCAATGGTGGGGTTATTTTAGGTGGAATGAAACAAATTGGTGACTCGTTTTTGGGTATCAACGAATCTGATACtgaacaattgattgaaatggGGAAAAAATACTTCCCTGACTTGATGACTCAAGATGTTAATGTCAATAATGGGAAACCATTTTTCGAAATACTAAGAGTTAATGTTGGATTAAGACCAGCTAGAAAAACAGGATTGAGATTGGATGTGGAACAATATGACAACAAACAGTAtgttatcaacaattatgGAGCTGGAGGAATGGGGTATGAATTAAGTTATGGGGCTGCTATAAAAGTGTACGAAAAGCTAATGGAAATATTAGGTAGAAGACATCATctttaa
- the DOT4 gene encoding ubiquitin-specific protease (Protein similar to ubiquitin C-terminal hydrolase; localizes to cell surface of hyphal cells, but not yeast-form cells; repressed upon high-level peroxide; Hap43p-induced; rat catheter biofilm induced), whose amino-acid sequence MYQSSSSKPKLNINNNSTTITTNPTTTLNPLLFATPLNFKPASTSTTLSTGFDNHIPKSYIVLSNNSNNSSMKTSKKLGKSNTKKTTNDPPKPKSLNEAIANYTGNKYLTHKERKRKRKLQEIINEDNQVPKEDQQEQGEDDEEEEETDEAKHVTKKVKKGMWDSIKSFWSSTPTSTPTPPTEEEEEDLGENIEEKQEEKEEEEENEDDDSSSPGEVFTETSPFTGFSEPEKSEIDEEDEEDDADFVDEESGSPESGDEDDEDVESDSMSPQASDDDDEDEDLEKLKYDLKIDQLVNDKDVNEDEEEEEEEEEEEEETQERTSTTPPTSPEEDTEKQQPEPSEVSYYDINEYEDDRGSNNSTRIYKNWRELANKKPPVGLLNHGVTCYMNSAIQSIIHIPAMQHYLNDVNDNKYSQLKPRSVTHVLAELSKRMWLASNTNNNKKGKSNGGIKYINPKKIIQRLDEINCMMSEWQQEDSHEYYMSLISRLQEDSTPKGKKLNESIIYDIFGGLLNQRITCHKCHNVSITKQEFYDLSLGLNKKKIKSNNNGDNITNDSNNDTTSTTATSTSTSDPIFNSNKFSVEKSINDFFSNEVIKKSENDSKSGYFCEKCNRFTHANKISSIEIAPETLTIHFKRFKFNNNSSSKVKQSINYSKYLDLSKYMVQGTAKYRLTSVIVHEGRSISSGHYVAHCLQPDGYTWCTYDDEYINKIEERVALNDPSAYVLVYTKLTPKV is encoded by the coding sequence ATGTATcaatcttcatcttctaaaCCAAAGCTaaacattaataataattccaCAACAATCACCACTAATCCAACTACTACCCTCAATCCTTTACTTTTTGCAACCCCATTAAATTTCAAGCCAGCATCTACATCCACCACATTAAGCACTGGGTTTGATAATCATATACCTAAATCATACAttgttttatcaaataacAGCAACAACTCAAGTATGAAAACTTCCAAGAAACTTGGTAAATcaaatactaaaaaaacTACTAATGATCCACCAAAACCTAAATCTTTAAATGAAGCAATTGCTAATTATACTGgcaataaatatttgacTCATAAGGaaaggaaaaggaaaagaaaattacaagaaataataaatgaagaTAATCAAGTCCCCAAAGAAgatcaacaagaacaaggtgaagatgatgaagaagaagaagaaaccGATGAGGCAAAACATGTAACtaaaaaagtgaaaaaagGAATGTGGGATTCTATTAAATCATTCTGGCTGAGTACACCTACTTCCACACCAACACCACCtacagaagaagaagaagaagatttagGAGAAAATATAGAAGAGAAGCAAGAGGAAaaagaggaagaggaagaaaaCGAAGACGATGATTCAAGTTCTCCTGGTGAAGTATTTACTGAGACATCACCATTTACTGGATTTAGTGAACCAgaaaaaagtgaaattgacgaagaagatgaagaagatgatgcaGATTTTGTGGATGAAGAGTCAGGTTCACCTGAAAGtggtgatgaagatgatgaagatgttgAATCAGATTCTATGTCACCACAAGCAtctgatgatgacgatgaagatgaagatttaGAAAAGTTAAAATATGATTTAAAAATCGATCAATTAGTCAACGACAAAGATGTCAAtgaagacgaagaagaggaggaggaagaggaggaggaagaggaGGAAACGCAAGAACGGACATCAACTACTCCACCAACTTCACCAGAAGAAGACACAGAAAAGCAGCAACCAGAGCCACTGGAAGTTTCATATTATGATATTAATGAATATGAAGATGATCGTGGATCTAATAATTCTACTAGAATATACAAAAATTGGAGAGAACTTGCTAACAAGAAACCTCCAGTTGGATTATTAAACCATGGCGTCACCTGTTACATGAATTCGgcaattcaatcaattattcATATACCGGCAATGCAAcattatttaaatgatgtgaatgataataaatattctCAACTTAAACCAAGATCAGTGACCCATGTTTTAGCTGAATTATCTAAAAGAATGTGGTTAGCATCAAAtactaacaacaataaaaaggGTAAAAGTAATGGTGGAATCAAGTATATTAATCcgaaaaaaattattcaaagattggatgaaattaattgcATGATGAGTGAATGGCAACAAGAAGATTCTCATGAATATTACATGTCATTAATCTCTAGACTACAAGAAGATTCTACACCAAAGgggaaaaaattgaatgaatcgATTATTTATGATATCTTTGGTGGATTATTGAATCAGCGTATCACGTGTCATAAATGTCATAATGTTTCAATCACCAAGCAAGAATTTTatgatttatcattagggttaaataaaaagaaaatcaaatcaaacaataacGGCGACAACATTACTAATGATAGCAATAATGATACCACATCCACTACTGCCACTTCCACCTCCACCTCCGACCCAATCTTCAATAGTAATAAATTTTCTGTTGAAAAATctattaatgattttttcaGTAATGAAGTAATCAAAAAACTGGAAAATGATAGTAAATCAGGTTATTTCTGTGAGAAATGTAATCGATTCACTCATGCCAATAAAATATCTTCCATTGAAATTGCTCCTGAAACTTTAACCATTCATTTCAAACGttttaaattcaacaacaattcttcatcCAAAGTCAAACAGCTGATAAATTATAGTAAATACCTTGATTTAAGCAAATATATGGTACAAGGCACAGCTAAATATCGTTTGACATCAGTTATTGTTCATGAAGGAAGATCAATTTCTAGTGGACATTATGTTGCTCATTGTTTACAACCTGATGGATATACTTGGTGTActtatgatgatgaatacattaataaaattgaggAAAGAGTGGCATTAAATGATCCTTCTGCTTATGTGTTGGTATATACTAAATTAACCCCAAAAGTTTAG
- the MOH1 gene encoding Moh1p (Ortholog of S. cerevisiae Moh1, essential for staionary phase growth; induced by alpha pheromone in SpiderM medium and by Mnl1 under weak acid stress; possibly essential (UAU1 method); flow model biofilm induced; Spider biofilm induced): MGLKCTNYFENSKYESPNIQIITCKGCSSHLCLSDLILSDNFNGASGPAYLVEDLINIEFNLQSEETPMKTGVYKINKVKCHQCKNQLGWYYKKSYSFAETYKEGKFVIERKFINFTDNLTTTQLLTERALQNKFKRRYSNNSTNSSTSNTSNSSTISNNSISDLEIDESGSPQHESFLTKEKFKLLNRRRSSGTNGNINATLLNHLRIPYHSIRNEGRNGAEEEEDDDDDDEDHHEHVNIVSGTTTTSRPSNIDDDDIFVDA; encoded by the coding sequence ATGGGATTGAAATGtacaaattattttgagaattcaaaatatgAATCCCccaatattcaaattataaCATGTAAAGGTTGTTCATCTCATTTATGTCTTTctgatttaattttatccGATAATTTCAATGGAGCTAGTGGTCCTGCTTATTTAGTTgaagatttaattaatattgaattcaatttacaATCAGAAGAAACTCCTATGAAAACTGGTGtttataaaattaataaagttAAATGTCATCAATgtaaaaatcaattgggATGGTATTATAAAAAATCTTATTCATTTGCTGAAACTTATAAAGAAGGGAAATTTGTTATTGAACggaaatttattaattttacTGATAATTTAACCACAACACAATTATTAACGGAAAGAGcattacaaaataaatttaaacgAAGATatagtaataatagtaCTAATAGTAGTACCAGTAATACTAGTAATagttcaacaatttcaaataattcaatatcagatttggaaattgatgaaagtGGTAGTCCTCAACATGAATCATTTTTaactaaagaaaaattcaaattgttaaatagaagaagatcAAGTGGTACTAATGGGAATATAAATGCTACgttattaaatcatttaagAATACCTTATCATTCGATAAGAAATGAAGGAAGAAATGGagcagaagaagaagaagatgatgacgatgatgatgaagatcaTCATGAACATGTGAATATTGTTTCTGGCACTACAACAACGAGTCGTCCAAGTAATattgacgatgatgatatatTTGTTGATGCTTAG
- the JAB1 gene encoding COP9 signalosome catalytic subunit (Component of the COP9 signalosome (CSN) complex, provides catalytic activity for deneddylation that cleaves the ubiquitin-like protein tag Rub1p off the cullin (Cdc53p) molecule) produces the protein MTCLDELAHSLESKSDTTNFKTRNSKIKTIDLYQQNELSGKHPQDQDKFYRLPAIDPIARDKKPWKEDINYFNKCYISSLALMKMCTHAQTGGSIEIMGMLVGKISGHSIIVMDTYRLPVEGTETRVNAQNEAYTYMVEYLTERQQLSNGKNEENIVGWYHSHPGYGCWLSGIDVSTQSLNQGFQDPYLAIVVDPVKTLKQGKVEIGAFRTYPEGSQQQPSMTNKTRKDQNKPHNSGANANRKILPKSKQKDFGSHADKYYSLDIEIFTSSWDDKVIEMLKDEDSLTWMKNLLVDSNNNDKILGIRKDEIRSIELIKNYELISQGNHNADEGETIFDLIEQLKIQANTPKFMLDKLTTMKFDSTFESVLYKRLLKKTQKSTTTKKNRKDLSTDIDDETMLDESDLEKNVGTGGIETSISSDDDDEEEEGEGEGNSSSRRDNNNNEVEEGPTDEVDSEYANEELLEEVGALENYNFNDLLENKSANKFLRSEQKIKHKNRPIHQRMDNSSMISEWNRLGHQQQHMPADYPYQWSSNVANLVKTSKTNRRRERLHRLQGASIDNKKQFELGLHGSPESKAKSANLVKLAKSIGLNEVFDLITLDAQQKLFG, from the coding sequence atGACTTGTTTAGATGAATTGGCTCATTCATTGGAATCAAAATCAGACACGACAAACTTCAAAACAAGGAATAGCAAAATAAAgacaattgatttatatcaacaaaatgaaTTACTGGGAAAACATCCTCAAGATCAAGATAAATTTTATCGATTACCAGCAATAGATCCTATTGCGAGAGATAAAAAACCTTGGAAAGAAGATATCAActatttcaataaatgttATATATCATCATTAGCATTAATGAAGATGTGTACACATGCCCAAACTGGaggatcaattgaaattatggGGATGTTAGTAGGGAAAATCCTGGGCCATTCCATTATTGTTATGGATACTTATCGATTACCTGTAGAAGGTACAGAAACTCGAGTGAATGCTCAAAATGAGGCATATACCTATATGGTTGAATATTTAACTGAACGACAACAATTACTGAATGggaaaaatgaagaaaatataGTTGGATGGTATCATAGTCATCCAGGATATGGATGTTGGTTGAGTGGGATTGATGTTAGTACTCAAAGTTTGAATCAAGGTTTCCAGGATCCATATTTGgccattgttgttgatccTGTGAAAACTTTAAAACAAGGTAAAGTAGAAATTGGGGCTTTTAGAACGTATCCTGAAGGATCCCAGCAACAACCATCAATGACAAATAAGACCAGAAAGGATCAAAATAAACCTCATAACTCTGGTGCTAATGCTAATCGGAAGATTTTAcctaaatcaaaacaaaaagattttgGTAGTCATGCTGATAAATATTATAGTTtagatattgaaattttcaccAGTTCATGGGATGATAAAGTTATTGAGATGttaaaagatgaagattCATTGACTTGgatgaagaatttattagttgatagtaataataatgataagaTATTAGGGATTAGAAAAGATGAAATTAGAtctattgaattgattaaaaattatgaaTTGATTCTGCAAGGAAATCATAATGCTGATGAAGGTGAAACAATATTTGATCttattgaacaattgaaaatacaAGCTAATACCCCTAAATTTATGCTTGACAAGTTAACTACCatgaaatttgattcaacTTTCGAAAGTGTTTTATACAAGagattattgaaaaaaaccCAAAAGTCAACcacaactaaaaaaaataggaaAGATTTGAGTACAGATATAGATGATGAGACCATGTTAGATGAAAgtgatttggaaaaaaatgTGGGTACTGGTGGCATTGAAACTAGTATTAGTTctgatgacgatgacgaagaagaagagggAGAGGGAGAGGGAAACTCTTCATCTAGAAGagataacaacaacaatgaagTAGAGGAAGGTCCCACCGATGAGGTTGATTCTGAGTATGcaaatgaagaattattagaagaagTCGGTGCATTAGAGAACtataattttaatgatCTTTTGGAAAATAAATCTGCTAACAAGTTCCTTCGTTCCGAgcaaaaaataaagcaTAAAAATAGACCAATTCATCAAAGAATGGATAATAGTTCTATGATATCAGAATGGAATCGTTTAGGTCACCAACAGCAACACATGCCTGCAGATTATCCGTATCAATGGTCTAGTAATGTTGCCAACTTGGTCAAAACAAGTAAAACCAATCGTAGAAGGGAAAGACTTCATCGATTACAAGGAGCAAGTATTGATAATaagaaacaatttgaattgggATTACATGGAAGTCCAGAATCAAAAGCTAAAAGTGCAAACTTGGTCAAATTAGCTAAATCCATTGGTTTAAATGaagtttttgatttaataacaTTGGATGCTCAACAGAAACTATTTGGATGA